From Anopheles darlingi chromosome 2, idAnoDarlMG_H_01, whole genome shotgun sequence, the proteins below share one genomic window:
- the LOC125951354 gene encoding eukaryotic initiation factor 4A, with product MDDNRQEQQSHDGPAGMAPDGVIESNWSEAVENFDDMGLREELLRGIYAYGFEKPSAIQQRAITPCIAGRDVIAQAQSGTGKTATFSIAILQLIDTSLNECQALILAPTRELASQIQKVVISLGDFLKAQCHACIGGTNVRDDMRRLEQGCHIVVGTPGRVHDMISRNVLRTSNIKLFVLDEADEMLSRGFKDQIQDVFRKLPSDVQVILLSATMPADVLEVSQHFMRDPVKILVKKEELTLEGIKQFYVDVKFEDWKLGTLCDLYDTLSITQAVIFCNTRRKVDQLTEEMTEKTFTVSAMHGDMEQRDRDLIMKQFRTGSSRVLITTDLLARGIDVQQVSLVINYDLPTLRENYIHRIGRGGRFGRKGVAINFVTEQDKRVLADIEKHYNTSIEEMPANLADMI from the exons ATGGATGATAACCGACAGGAGCAGCAATCGCACGATGGACCAGCAGGTATGGCCCCGGATGGTGTCATCGAGTCCAACTGGAGCGAGGCTGTCGAGAATTTCGACGACATGGGCCTCCGAGAGGAACTGCTCCGCGGTATCTACGCATACGGTTTCGAGAAGCCGTCTGCCATCCAGCAACGGGCAATTACGCCGTGCATTGCAGGACGCGATGTTATCGCTCAAGCCCAATCCG GTACCGGAAAGACGGCTACGTTTTCTATCGCGATCTTGCAGTTGATCGACACGTCGCTCAACGAATGCCAAGCGTTGATCCTAGCGCCAACTCGCGAGCTTGCGTCGCAGATCCAGAAGGTCGTGATCTCGCTGGGCGACTTCCTGAAGGCCCAGTGCCACGCCTGCATTGGTGGCACCAATGTACGCGACGATATGCGCCGCCTCGAGCAGGGCTGTCATATCGTGGTAGGAACGCCCGGTCGTGTCCACGACATGATCTCGCGTAATGTGCTGCGCACGAGCAACATCAAGCTGTTCGTGTTGGACGAAGCCGACGAGATGCTGTCTCGTGGTTTCAAGGATCAGATCCAGGACGTGTTCCGGAAGCTGCCTTCGGACGTGCAGGTCATCTTGCTGTCCGCTACGATGCCTGCGGATGTGTTGGAGGTGTCGCAGCACTTCATGCGCGACCCGGTCAAGATCCTGGTAAAGAAGGAGGAGCTGACACTAGAAGGTATCAAGCAGTTCTACGTCGACGTCAAGTTTGAGGACTGGAAGCTCGGTACGCTGTGCGATCTGTACGACACCCTGTCGATCACGCAGGCGGTTATATTCTGCAACACGCGTCGCAAGGTCGATCAACTCACCGAGGAGATGACTGAGAAGACGTTTACCGTGTCGGCCATGCACGGTGATATGGAGCAACGTGATCGCGATCTGATCATGAAGCAGTTCCGTACTGGCTCCTCCCGGGTGTTGATCACCACCGATCTGCTTGCTCGCGGTATCGATGTGCAGCAGGTGTCGCTAGTTATTAATTATGACCTTCCAACGCTGCGGGAAAACTACATCCATAG AATTGGACGTGGTGGACGTTTCGGTCGTAAGGGAGTTGCTATCAACTTCGTTACCGAGCAAGACAAGCGGGTTCTCGCCG
- the LOC125959603 gene encoding uncharacterized protein LOC125959603, whose product MNFPPGTNNFEAELLNKIKAKNWISLEKCSSIAKTQLQQNVGRNGDNLFCLLARLITKLLNEASAVGVVDLFEEYCRQVKADFFSPCQPRLHTESVGEVENEKRILLARQTLEAIDQIESEKTTWRPADNQLFVRELNAMGFGLPRGMDYFICAEMDRRVRTDPHVKLCQFWGIVRATRCDYYILELEHHNQGSSSSIQWPASSSPRHSEIVSGIISSLLAHGSETSDETCSPSDPVEAEASLKEITIPVVLDILNDLNLTESSLELARYKKDVDTLLTEIINSLSCISTESLDSNWETPSMVEEARAREREAAESLLRARLERLQLEARLNKNTYLVSENPRTKPWHLLPDVTIDQIQLSESTPRLLVGPDLQAPVRQCVSGETEENWLRARIAKISAYRDGNIDGSAANLSLAKCLSGLYYGSTTEYDQELVGELAERWCERKEFGMQYWSSEKWPGLCAFNADSQFHCRYFGWGLEKQSQWFNPIPPII is encoded by the exons ATGAACTTTCCGCCCGGTACAAACAATTTTGAAGCCGAATTGTTGAATAAAATCAAGGCCAAAAACTGGATTTCACTCGAAAAATGTAGTTCCATTGCAAAAACACAGCTTCAGCAAAACGTGGGACGAAACGGCGATAACCT TTTCTGCCTGTTGGCACGATTGATTACCAAATTGCTGAACGAAGCATCCGCGGTGGGAGTTGTCGATTTATTTGAAGAATACTGTCGTCAGGTGAAGGCggatttcttttctccttGCCAACCCAGACTGCATACTGAGTCTGTTGGGGAGGTTGAGAATGAAAAACGTATCCTGCTGGCTCGACAAACACTGGAAGCTATAGATCAAATCGAGAGCGAAAAGACGACTTGGCGTCCAGCAGATAATCAGTTGTTTGTACGTGAACTCAATGCCATGGGATTTGGGTTGCCCCGTGGGATGGATTACTTTATCTGTGCCGAAATGGACCGGCGAGTGCGCACTGACCCGCATGTAAAATTATGCCAATTCTGGGGCATCGTGAGGGCAACGCGGTGTGATTACTACATTCTAGAGCTGGAGCATCATAATCAAGGTTCGAGTAGCTCCATCCAGTGGCCAGCTAGTAGTAGTCCACGACACTCGGAGATAGTTTCCGGTATCATAAGTTCCTTGTTGGCACATGGATCGGAGACATCGGATGAAACCTGCAGTCCTTCTGATCCGGTAGAGGCAGAAGCTTCGCTAAAAGAGATTACCATCCCGGTTGTTCTAGATATCTTGAATGATTTAAATCTGACGGAAAGCAGCCTGGAACTGGCTCGATACAAGAAAGACGTTGATACATTGCTAACGGAAATAATCAACAGCTTATCCTGTATTTCCACTGAATCACTGGATTCGAACTGGGAAACACCATCGATGGTGGAAGAAGCACGTGCACGTGAAAGGGAGGCCGCAGAATCACTGCTACGCGCTCGCCTAGAACGTCTGCAACTGGAAGCGCGACTGAACAAGAACACCTATTTGGTTTCGGAAAACCCACGAACGAAACCATGGCACCTGTTGCCGGACGTAACGATCGACCAAATTCAACTGTCGGAATCCACGCCGCGTCTACTTGTCGGTCCAGATCTGCAGGCACCGGTTCGTCAATGCGTCTCCGGGGAGACGGAGGAAAATTGGTTACGGGCAAGGATTGCGAAGATATCAGCCTATCGCGATGGAAACATTGATGGCTCGGCAGCGAACCTTTCGTTGGCCAAGTGTCTGTCGGGATTGTACTACGGCTCAACGACAGAGTACGATCAGGAACTGGTGGGCGAGCTAGCTGAACGATGGTGCGAACGAAAAGAGTTCGGCATGCAGTATTGGTCGTCGGAAAAGTGGCCCGGCTTATGTGCGTTCAATGCTGACTCTCAATTCCATTGCCGATATTTTGGCTGGGGTCTAGAGAAGCAATCGCAATGGTTCAATCCCATCCCTCCGATAATATGA